GCGACAGCTCGGTGACCTCGGACAGACCCCCGAGGTGCGGCTCGCGCCCCAGGAGGTGCTCTGGCACAAGCTCGACCACCGAGCCGGCTTCTTGCTGGCTCAGATCGACGGGTCCATCTCGTTCGAGGACATCCTCGACGTGAGCGGCATGAGCCGGTTCGAGGCGTGCCGCATCCTGGCTCAGCTCCTCGAGCAGCGGGTCATCGGTCTCAAGGGGTAGCGGCGCTCGCGAACTGGTAGACCGCCTCGCGGAGCGCCTCGATGCTGGCGTCGTCCTCCGTCGAGACGAGCAGTGGTCGAGCGGCGAGGCCGAGGGCGGCCTTGGCTCTCTCGGCCGCGCCGAAGCGCTGAGCCTTCGAGAGCTTGTCTGCCTTGGTCAGCACGACCCGCCGCTCGAGCTCCCTCGCGCCGGCCCACGTCAGCAGCCCGGCCTCGTCCGGCCCCAGGTCCCGCCGAACGTCGCAGAGCACGAGGAGCGCGCGGAGCTGACGGCGCTCCTCGATGTAGCCTTCGATCAGCGGCGCCCACGCGTCGCGCTCGGACTTGGGCGCCTTCGCGTAGCCGTAGCCCGGGAGGTCGACGAGGACGAAGGGGGGCCTGGCCGGCGCGGTGACGCGATAGAAGAAGAGCTGCCGCGTTCGTCCGGGCGTGCTCGAGGTGCGCGCGAGCCGACGGCGTGCAGTGATGGCGTTGATCAGCGATGACTTGCCGCAGTTGGATCGTCCCACGATCGCGATCTCTGGCAGATCGGATGTGGGTAGAGCCTTCAAGGTGCCGCACGCGGCGAGGAGCTGCGCCTCCATGGTCCCGTTGAGGTAACATGTCGGGACTCGGACCTTCAAGTGGAGGCTGCGTTGTCGACCCCGCACCCCTTGCTCGTGGGCCTCACCGGCGGTATCGCGGCCGGGAAGACCACCGTCGCGGAGGTCTTCGCGGAGCTCGGGGCCGGCGTGGTGGATGCGGACCGACTCGCCCGCGAGGTGACTGCGCCAGGTGCTCCCGCTCTCGTCGAGATCGTCCGCGTGTTTGGGCACGAGGTCCTGGGGGCGGACGGC
The Deltaproteobacteria bacterium genome window above contains:
- a CDS encoding YihA family ribosome biogenesis GTP-binding protein, with the translated sequence MEAQLLAACGTLKALPTSDLPEIAIVGRSNCGKSSLINAITARRRLARTSSTPGRTRQLFFYRVTAPARPPFVLVDLPGYGYAKAPKSERDAWAPLIEGYIEERRQLRALLVLCDVRRDLGPDEAGLLTWAGARELERRVVLTKADKLSKAQRFGAAERAKAALGLAARPLLVSTEDDASIEALREAVYQFASAATP